The window CATCAATGATCGCTGCCAGCCTGGTGGCAATGGCATTCCCGCTGGTGTCCCAAGCTGCGGGCGAGGCCAAGAACGTCATCTTCTTTTTGGGGGATGGCATGGGGCCGACAACTGTCACCGCTGCACGGATCTACAAATATGGCGAAGCTGGCAGCCTGCAGATGGAAAGACTGACCCGCACCGCCCGTATCAAGACATTTTCGAATGATGCACAGACAACTGATTCTGCCCCATCGATGGCGGCTTATATGACGGGCATCAAGATGAACAACGAGGTCATCTCGATGACCGCTGATACCCGGGCCATCTCGCCTAATTCCGCCGGTGTGGGTAATTGCGGTGCCAATAATGGCAAGTCCGTGGAAACGATTCTTGAACTGGCCAAGGCCAAGGGCAAGGCGGTTGGCGCGGTCACCACCACCCGTGTGACCCATGCTACTCCCGCAGCAACTTACTCGCATACCTGCCATCGCGATGCCGAGAGCGACATTGCGGCACAGGCCGTGCCGGGTGGCACTGGGTATAACACTGCCCTGAAGGACGGGCTGGATGTATTGCTGGGTGGTGGCAGGCAGTATTTCATCCCGAAGGCCGATGGCGGTACTCGGCCGGACGGACGTAATCTGATCAACGAAATGAAGGCACAAGGCTATACCTATGCCGATACCGGCGCGGCACTACGCGCGGTCGATGGCAAGGTAGTCAACAAATTGTTCGGTCTGTTCCACAAAAGCCACATGGATTACGAGCTGGATCGCGCCAAGAAGAACTTGGATCAGCCCAACCTGGCTGAAATGGCCGTGAAGGCTGTGGATGTACTGAGTAAGAGCCCGAACGGTTACTTCCTGATGGTGGAAGGCGGTCGTATTGACCATGCACTGCACGGTACCAATGCTAAACGGGTCATGGAAGACACCATTGCCTTCGATGACGCCATCAAAGCCGTGTTGGACAAGGTGGACCTGAACAATACGCTGGTGGTATTCACCGCCGATCATGACCACACCATGACCATCAATGGTTACTCACGCCGTGGCAACTCGATCCTGGATGTGTCGCGCAGTTATCGGGACAAGGATTGTACCGATGCCAAGGACCCGCGAACCTGCGCTCCGAACAAGGATGCAGACGGTAATACTTATACCACGCTGGTATTTGGTAACGGGCCGAACCGCAAGGACGTTCGCACCACGCTGGTGTCGGGTGATATCGACAAGAGCATGGTGCTGCATGATGATTATCGGCAGGAAACGGGTGTCAGAATGTCATCTGAAACCCATGGCGGTGGCGATGTGATGCTGGGTGCCAGCGGCGCAGGTTCCAAAGGTTTCAAAGGCACACTGGACAACACCAAGGTATTTGGTTTGTTGAAAGCGGTCATGGGCCTGTAATCGCACCAACAACCGGACCCTTGTACCAAGCTAAGTCGCACACCGGCAGTACAAGTGGTAACGGTTGGGGTGATTGACATGTCCCGCCAAGGTTTCGCATTCATGTGGCGACCCTTGGTGGGGCACGCTGCAGAAAGAGAAAGTAAATACATGAAACAACGATGGATAGGGCTGGTGCTGGGTGTATTGGCACAAACCGCCACCGCAGCGCCTGATTTGGCTGCAACCCTGACTTATGAAACACACGAACTGACCAACGAAGGGGTAAGCCGGATCACCCGATTCCAAGAACGTTTCTTACGCGCAGGTAACCAGGTCTGGACTGAACGGTTGATCCCACTGCAGGCCCGCTACGTCACCGGGGGGCATGTCCACTCAGCGCGTTGCGGCAAGCTGCACATGCTGCCGCTGTCTGCCAAATTGATCACCCGGCAGGCCAATGGGCAGTTGAAGCTGCAGTTCGTGCAACCACTCAGTCAGACAATCATCGATACCGACACCCGTGATTATCCCGAAGTTGGCTTCGACAACGCTTGGGATCGCGCCTATTACCTGGTCGACAAACAAGCACTGCAACGGATGAAGAAAATGAGCAGGGCGTCAGATGTTGACC of the Chitinivorax sp. B genome contains:
- a CDS encoding alkaline phosphatase, which translates into the protein MIAASLVAMAFPLVSQAAGEAKNVIFFLGDGMGPTTVTAARIYKYGEAGSLQMERLTRTARIKTFSNDAQTTDSAPSMAAYMTGIKMNNEVISMTADTRAISPNSAGVGNCGANNGKSVETILELAKAKGKAVGAVTTTRVTHATPAATYSHTCHRDAESDIAAQAVPGGTGYNTALKDGLDVLLGGGRQYFIPKADGGTRPDGRNLINEMKAQGYTYADTGAALRAVDGKVVNKLFGLFHKSHMDYELDRAKKNLDQPNLAEMAVKAVDVLSKSPNGYFLMVEGGRIDHALHGTNAKRVMEDTIAFDDAIKAVLDKVDLNNTLVVFTADHDHTMTINGYSRRGNSILDVSRSYRDKDCTDAKDPRTCAPNKDADGNTYTTLVFGNGPNRKDVRTTLVSGDIDKSMVLHDDYRQETGVRMSSETHGGGDVMLGASGAGSKGFKGTLDNTKVFGLLKAVMGL